The following proteins come from a genomic window of Fontisubflavum oceani:
- a CDS encoding 5-oxoprolinase subunit C family protein has translation MTAPALIVHQVGPGVTVQDLGRPGHLAYGLSQGGALDRLALYEGAALLGQSPDCAALEMIGMGGEFEATQPLRIALTGAPMQASLDGSPLIWNASHQLPAGSRVRIGGVTSGSVGYLHLGGGIETPPLLGARATQLNAGLGALLTPGVRLPVGPDKGGPIGLGLDVADRVSGGVLRILPSVQTALFDAETRERLEQSQFTRDPRSNRMALRLIPDGQGFALDGGLSVVSEVIVPGDIQITGDGVPVILMAECQTMGGYPRIATVLPADLPRAAQLPVGATLRLQFITPEEGVAALKAEQTALADLPRKVRPLIRDPRDIPDLLSYHLSDGAITGREEETDR, from the coding sequence ATGACCGCGCCCGCGCTGATCGTTCACCAAGTTGGCCCTGGTGTGACGGTTCAGGATTTGGGCCGCCCGGGGCATTTGGCTTACGGCCTGTCGCAAGGCGGCGCGCTCGACCGTTTGGCGCTTTACGAAGGGGCAGCGCTGCTTGGTCAGTCACCAGATTGCGCGGCCTTGGAAATGATCGGGATGGGCGGCGAGTTCGAGGCGACGCAACCGCTCCGCATCGCTCTGACCGGAGCACCGATGCAGGCGAGCTTGGATGGCAGCCCGTTGATCTGGAATGCGAGCCATCAGTTGCCCGCCGGGTCCAGGGTACGGATTGGCGGGGTGACATCGGGCAGCGTCGGCTATCTACATTTGGGCGGCGGGATTGAGACACCGCCCCTCTTGGGTGCGCGCGCCACGCAGCTTAATGCCGGACTCGGTGCGTTGCTGACCCCCGGGGTGCGCTTGCCTGTCGGGCCAGATAAGGGCGGCCCAATCGGGCTGGGGCTGGATGTGGCGGATCGGGTCTCCGGCGGGGTGCTGCGTATCCTGCCCTCCGTTCAAACCGCGCTCTTTGACGCCGAGACCCGCGAACGTCTTGAGCAGAGTCAGTTCACGCGCGACCCGAGATCGAACCGGATGGCACTGCGGCTGATCCCCGATGGGCAAGGCTTTGCGTTGGACGGTGGGTTGAGCGTCGTGTCTGAGGTCATCGTGCCAGGTGATATTCAAATCACGGGCGATGGGGTGCCGGTGATCTTGATGGCAGAGTGCCAGACGATGGGGGGCTATCCCCGGATCGCAACCGTTTTGCCCGCCGATCTGCCGCGCGCGGCGCAATTGCCTGTTGGTGCGACGCTTCGTTTGCAGTTTATCACACCGGAGGAGGGTGTGGCGGCGCTGAAGGCCGAACAGACGGCGCTGGCTGATCTGCCCCGGAAAGTCCGGCCCTTGATCCGGGACCCGCGCGACATCCCCGATCTTCTGAGCTATCACCTGAGTGATGGCGCGATCACGGGTCGCGAAGAGGAGACGGATAGATGA
- the phnG gene encoding phosphonate C-P lyase system protein PhnG, giving the protein MSEIPDQQARRARLSTLAQAPAARLAALWEAYGAAPEHEMLRPPEIGTVMVRGRAGAVGAPFNLGEMTVTRCSVRLGSGAVGHGYVQGRDKRAAKTAALVDALAEAGDAAALEAAILAPLRDEARTKGHARAARAAATKVEFFTMVRGED; this is encoded by the coding sequence ATGTCTGAGATCCCTGATCAACAAGCCCGGCGCGCCCGGCTGTCCACCTTGGCCCAGGCCCCGGCGGCTCGATTGGCCGCACTGTGGGAGGCCTATGGCGCGGCCCCTGAGCATGAAATGCTGCGCCCGCCGGAGATTGGCACCGTTATGGTGCGTGGCCGCGCCGGGGCAGTCGGCGCACCCTTTAACCTGGGCGAGATGACCGTCACACGCTGTTCGGTCCGCCTTGGCTCGGGCGCTGTTGGTCATGGCTATGTGCAGGGGCGCGACAAACGCGCGGCAAAAACCGCCGCGCTGGTCGATGCATTGGCCGAAGCAGGCGACGCCGCTGCGTTGGAGGCGGCCATCCTCGCGCCGCTCCGCGACGAAGCGAGGACCAAGGGTCATGCGCGCGCCGCCCGGGCCGCGGCGACCAAAGTCGAGTTTTTCACCATGGTTCGGGGGGAAGATTGA
- a CDS encoding carbon-phosphorus lyase complex subunit PhnI: MYVAVKGGERAIDNAHAWLAEERRGDLDVAELSVAQIREQLRLAVNRVMAEGSLYDPDLAALAIKQARGDMIEAVFLIRAYRTTLPRFGASEPIDTGAMTCDRRVSATFKDVPGGQVLGPTFDYTHRLIDFALAAEGDLPEAPQATPRAEPTPHVTEFLAREDLIQPEREGADTPRDLTREPLDFPADRPLKLQALSRGDEGFVLSMAYSTQRGYGRNHPFVGELRVGQLPVEMEIPELGFAIDLGEITVTECETVNQFTGSKTEPPQFTRGYGLVFGHSERKAISMALVDRAMRWEELGEDNVGAPAQDEEFVLSHSDNVQATGFLEHIKLPHYVDFQSELELIRKLRAEAQASHQEAAE; encoded by the coding sequence ATGTATGTGGCAGTGAAAGGCGGCGAGCGGGCAATTGACAACGCCCATGCCTGGCTGGCCGAAGAACGGCGCGGCGACTTGGATGTGGCCGAGCTGTCAGTGGCACAAATCCGCGAGCAATTGCGGCTGGCGGTGAACCGGGTCATGGCCGAGGGCTCGCTCTACGACCCTGATTTGGCGGCTCTGGCGATCAAACAAGCCCGCGGCGATATGATTGAGGCGGTGTTCCTGATCCGCGCTTATCGGACCACGCTCCCCCGGTTTGGTGCGTCCGAGCCGATCGACACCGGTGCAATGACCTGCGACCGGCGGGTGAGCGCAACGTTCAAGGACGTTCCCGGCGGGCAGGTTCTGGGACCGACTTTCGACTACACGCACCGATTGATCGATTTCGCCTTGGCCGCCGAAGGTGACCTGCCCGAGGCACCGCAAGCCACCCCACGCGCTGAGCCGACGCCACATGTCACCGAGTTCCTGGCCCGCGAAGACTTGATCCAGCCCGAGCGAGAGGGCGCGGACACCCCACGCGACCTGACCCGGGAGCCACTCGACTTCCCCGCCGACCGACCGCTGAAACTGCAAGCGCTCAGCCGGGGCGATGAAGGGTTCGTGCTCTCGATGGCCTATTCGACGCAGCGCGGCTATGGCCGGAACCACCCGTTTGTGGGCGAACTGCGCGTCGGTCAACTGCCGGTCGAGATGGAGATCCCCGAGCTTGGGTTTGCGATTGATCTGGGCGAGATCACGGTTACCGAATGCGAAACCGTGAACCAATTCACCGGGTCGAAAACCGAACCGCCGCAATTCACCCGCGGCTATGGGCTGGTCTTCGGCCATTCCGAGCGCAAAGCCATTTCCATGGCGCTCGTGGACCGGGCGATGCGGTGGGAAGAACTGGGCGAAGACAATGTGGGCGCCCCGGCGCAGGACGAGGAATTCGTACTCTCACATTCCGACAATGTGCAGGCCACGGGTTTCTTGGAGCATATCAAACTGCCCCATTACGTGGATTTCCAATCGGAACTGGAACTGATCCGCAAACTCCGCGCCGAAGCGCAAGCCAGTCATCAGGAGGCGGCGGAATGA
- the phnK gene encoding phosphonate C-P lyase system protein PhnK: MTPLLEVQNLSKTYGGRIGCADVSFKLYPGEVMGIVGESGSGKSTLLNCLAGHLDPDAGAVLFDTRAEGPRDTVQMSEPERRMLGRTDWAFVHQNPRDGLRMRISAGGNVGERLMAVGARHYGEIRETAEDWLTRVEISTDRIDDRPADFSGGMQQRLQIARNLVSGPRLVFMDEPTGGLDVSVQARLLDLLRGLVRRMGLSAIVVTHDLAVVRLLADRLMVMKDGHVVETGLTDQVLDDPQHGYTQLLVSSVLQV, encoded by the coding sequence ATGACACCCCTTCTTGAGGTTCAAAACCTCAGCAAAACCTATGGCGGGCGGATCGGGTGCGCCGATGTGTCGTTCAAGCTCTATCCCGGCGAAGTGATGGGGATTGTCGGCGAGAGCGGCTCGGGCAAGTCGACCCTGCTGAACTGCTTGGCCGGGCATTTGGACCCCGACGCGGGCGCAGTCCTCTTCGACACCCGCGCCGAGGGGCCGCGCGATACGGTTCAGATGTCTGAGCCAGAACGGCGGATGCTGGGCCGGACGGATTGGGCCTTCGTGCATCAAAACCCGCGTGACGGCCTCCGGATGCGGATCAGCGCGGGCGGCAATGTGGGCGAAAGGTTGATGGCGGTCGGTGCGCGGCACTACGGCGAAATCCGCGAGACGGCGGAAGATTGGCTGACCCGGGTCGAGATCAGCACCGACCGGATTGATGACCGTCCGGCCGATTTCTCCGGCGGGATGCAACAGCGACTGCAAATCGCCCGCAATCTGGTGAGCGGGCCGCGGCTGGTCTTTATGGATGAGCCCACTGGCGGCCTGGATGTGAGCGTTCAGGCGCGTCTCTTGGACCTGCTTCGCGGTCTCGTCCGCCGCATGGGGTTGAGCGCGATTGTGGTGACCCATGACCTAGCGGTGGTCCGGCTTCTAGCGGACCGGCTGATGGTGATGAAAGACGGGCATGTTGTGGAAACCGGGCTGACCGATCAGGTGTTGGACGATCCACAACATGGCTACACGCAGCTGCTGGTCAGCTCGGTTCTGCAGGTTTGA
- the truA gene encoding tRNA pseudouridine(38-40) synthase TruA — MPRYALRLEYNGAPFAGWQRQADRPSVQGALEDALAKLEADVPTIAAAGRTDAGVHAWGQVAHCDMAQDWTPFRLSEALNYHLRPAPVAVLACAKVDDEWHARFSARERRYLYRVINRRAPLVLEAGQAWLVKASLSLEPMQEAAQHLIGRHDFTTFRSTECQAASPVKTLDAIEITTLETPRGREFQFRLRARSFLHNQVRSLVGTLERVGAGTWTPEDAKAALEAADRQACGPVAPPYGLCMTGVGYPDDPFEASAP, encoded by the coding sequence ATGCCTCGATATGCCCTCAGACTCGAATATAACGGCGCGCCGTTTGCCGGTTGGCAACGCCAAGCCGACCGCCCAAGCGTACAAGGCGCTCTGGAAGACGCGCTGGCCAAATTGGAGGCCGATGTGCCGACAATCGCCGCCGCCGGACGGACCGATGCGGGCGTGCATGCCTGGGGTCAGGTCGCCCATTGCGACATGGCACAGGACTGGACACCGTTCCGCCTGTCTGAGGCGCTCAACTACCATTTGCGGCCCGCCCCGGTGGCGGTTTTGGCCTGTGCCAAGGTCGACGATGAGTGGCATGCCCGGTTTTCCGCACGCGAACGGCGCTATCTTTACCGGGTGATAAACCGCCGCGCGCCGCTGGTCCTGGAGGCGGGTCAAGCCTGGCTAGTGAAGGCGTCTTTGTCGCTAGAGCCGATGCAGGAGGCCGCCCAACACCTGATCGGGCGGCATGATTTCACCACCTTCCGCTCGACGGAGTGCCAGGCCGCCAGCCCGGTCAAAACCCTCGACGCGATTGAAATCACGACGCTAGAGACACCCCGCGGCCGAGAGTTTCAGTTTCGCCTGCGCGCACGATCCTTCCTGCACAATCAGGTGCGCTCGCTTGTGGGCACATTGGAGCGGGTCGGCGCGGGCACATGGACCCCTGAAGACGCAAAAGCCGCGCTCGAGGCCGCTGATCGCCAAGCCTGCGGTCCCGTCGCGCCGCCTTACGGGCTTTGCATGACTGGCGTAGGGTATCCAGACGACCCGTTTGAGGCCAGCGCGCCATGA
- a CDS encoding alpha-D-ribose 1-methylphosphonate 5-phosphate C-P-lyase PhnJ produces the protein MTEQTHYNFAYLDEQTKRMIRRAILKGVAIPGYQVPFASREMPMPYGWGTGGVQVSAACLTPEDKFKVIDQGADDTTNAVSIRKFFEKTADVDVTEKTAEATVIQTRHRIPETLLTEDQILVYQVPIPEPLRFLEPRETETRKMHALQEYGLMHVKLYEDIARHGSIATAYAYPVTVEDRYVMDPSPIPKFDNPKLESAALQLFGAGREQRIYAVPPYTKVVSLDFEDYPFDPSKADHPCALCGSEESYLDEVIVDDTGGRMFVCSDTDYCADRQASGASA, from the coding sequence ATGACCGAGCAGACTCACTACAATTTCGCCTATCTCGATGAACAAACCAAGCGGATGATCCGCCGCGCGATCCTAAAGGGGGTTGCGATCCCGGGTTATCAGGTGCCGTTTGCCAGCCGCGAGATGCCGATGCCTTATGGCTGGGGCACAGGCGGGGTGCAGGTTTCGGCGGCGTGTTTGACGCCGGAGGATAAGTTCAAGGTGATCGACCAAGGCGCGGATGACACGACAAACGCCGTCTCCATTCGGAAGTTCTTTGAGAAGACCGCCGATGTGGACGTGACCGAAAAGACCGCCGAGGCGACGGTGATCCAAACGCGGCACCGGATTCCGGAAACGCTGCTCACCGAGGATCAAATCCTGGTCTATCAAGTGCCGATCCCCGAACCGCTCCGCTTCTTGGAGCCGCGCGAGACTGAGACGCGCAAGATGCATGCGCTTCAGGAATACGGGCTGATGCATGTGAAGCTTTATGAAGATATCGCGCGTCACGGCTCGATTGCGACGGCTTATGCCTATCCGGTGACGGTTGAGGATCGGTATGTGATGGACCCGTCACCGATCCCGAAATTCGACAATCCGAAATTGGAAAGCGCCGCTTTGCAGCTTTTCGGCGCGGGCCGGGAGCAGCGGATTTACGCGGTGCCGCCTTATACCAAGGTCGTCAGCCTGGATTTCGAGGACTATCCGTTTGACCCCTCCAAGGCCGATCATCCCTGCGCCCTGTGCGGGTCAGAAGAGAGCTATCTCGACGAAGTGATCGTTGATGACACAGGGGGTCGAATGTTTGTCTGTTCCGACACAGATTACTGTGCGGATCGACAAGCCTCAGGAGCGTCCGCATGA
- a CDS encoding LamB/YcsF family protein, with protein MSLSVDLNADMGESFGPWVMGRDQELLGIITSANIACGAHAGDPDVMAETMALALQNGVGIGAHPGFADLQGFGRRRMYLPHKTLANLVRYQLGAAQAMARAAGGEVRHLKLHGALANMCSEDAALARACYEGALSVAPDIIIMVLAATAQEEAARDLGCAWAGEIFADRAYNDDATLMDRSLPGAVIHDATLAGPRIVEMVKAGAIITQSGRHIPAAIDTVCLHGDTPEAVEIARAVRAALEAEGIALAPFAGRRG; from the coding sequence ATGAGCCTCAGTGTCGATCTGAATGCCGATATGGGCGAAAGCTTTGGCCCATGGGTCATGGGCCGCGATCAAGAGCTGTTGGGGATTATCACCTCCGCCAATATCGCCTGCGGAGCCCATGCGGGCGATCCTGATGTTATGGCCGAGACGATGGCGTTGGCGCTCCAAAACGGGGTTGGCATCGGCGCGCATCCTGGCTTCGCCGATCTGCAAGGCTTTGGGCGCAGGCGCATGTATCTGCCGCATAAAACGCTCGCCAATCTGGTGCGGTACCAACTGGGCGCGGCCCAAGCCATGGCGCGGGCGGCCGGTGGCGAGGTGCGGCATTTGAAACTGCACGGTGCGCTGGCCAATATGTGTTCAGAGGACGCGGCACTGGCGCGGGCATGTTATGAAGGCGCGCTCTCGGTCGCTCCCGATATCATAATCATGGTTCTGGCGGCCACCGCGCAAGAAGAGGCCGCCCGCGATCTGGGCTGTGCCTGGGCGGGGGAGATCTTTGCCGATCGAGCTTATAATGACGACGCGACCTTGATGGACCGATCTTTGCCCGGTGCGGTGATCCATGATGCGACGCTTGCCGGACCGCGGATCGTGGAAATGGTCAAAGCGGGCGCGATCATCACCCAATCGGGTCGCCATATCCCGGCCGCCATCGATACCGTGTGTTTGCATGGCGACACCCCCGAGGCGGTGGAGATTGCTCGCGCCGTGCGGGCTGCGCTGGAAGCCGAGGGTATTGCGCTTGCGCCCTTTGCCGGACGCAGAGGGTAA
- the phnH gene encoding phosphonate C-P lyase system protein PhnH — protein sequence MRDVMTGGFANPAFDASYAFRAVLQAMARPGRIETVASATPPAPISPAAGAMLLTLCDPETGLYLAPSHDTDAIRSWVTFHTGAPVVPAKRADFALGTWEALAPLSAYRIGTPEYPDRSTTLIVEQDTLATTGTRLTGPGIEVEAALNLPEIAAFQANRAQFPLGFDCVFCAGEQLAALPRSTFVTEVD from the coding sequence ATGCGCGATGTGATGACCGGCGGCTTTGCCAACCCTGCCTTCGACGCCTCCTACGCGTTTCGCGCCGTTTTGCAGGCGATGGCGCGGCCCGGGCGGATTGAAACCGTCGCCAGTGCTACCCCGCCCGCGCCGATCTCGCCAGCGGCGGGCGCTATGCTTCTGACCCTCTGTGATCCTGAGACGGGGCTTTATCTGGCCCCGAGCCATGACACCGACGCGATACGCTCTTGGGTGACTTTCCATACCGGCGCGCCCGTCGTTCCCGCCAAACGCGCCGATTTCGCACTTGGCACGTGGGAGGCGTTGGCCCCACTCTCGGCCTATCGGATCGGCACGCCGGAATATCCGGACCGGTCGACGACGTTGATCGTGGAACAAGACACGCTTGCCACCACGGGCACGCGATTGACGGGGCCGGGGATTGAGGTGGAAGCGGCACTAAACCTCCCGGAAATCGCGGCGTTTCAGGCAAATCGGGCCCAGTTCCCGCTTGGGTTTGATTGCGTGTTCTGCGCAGGCGAGCAGTTGGCCGCCCTGCCCCGATCAACTTTCGTGACGGAGGTCGACTGA
- a CDS encoding 5-oxoprolinase subunit B family protein produces the protein MTVPNPSPSGPWPMIQRLGVSGLLVRFGDQFCEAANRAALAFRAAVEAAPQPGIIETAPSLVSVFLRLDPLTADLEVLEAELCDLLARADWYAAPLPPGRRLIRIPTAYGADMAPDLVETAEAAGLSEAEAVAQLSATRLRVLSLGFGPGQPYLGELPEHWNLPRRTELTPHVPAGALVLAIRQCVLFSRPSPTGWRHVGQTAFLNFRPESAEPFALKPGDELQFPTADPDHVAHMIADPDCVDGGAEIEALP, from the coding sequence ATGACCGTGCCCAACCCATCTCCCTCCGGCCCTTGGCCGATGATCCAACGCCTTGGGGTGAGTGGCCTCTTGGTGCGCTTCGGCGATCAGTTCTGCGAGGCTGCCAATCGGGCGGCTTTGGCCTTTCGCGCGGCGGTCGAGGCCGCACCTCAACCCGGTATCATCGAAACCGCGCCCTCTCTGGTGTCGGTCTTTCTGCGGTTGGACCCGCTGACTGCCGATCTCGAAGTGTTAGAAGCGGAGTTGTGTGATCTCTTGGCGCGCGCGGATTGGTATGCCGCGCCTCTGCCCCCGGGTCGCCGACTTATCCGCATTCCGACGGCATATGGCGCAGATATGGCCCCGGATCTCGTGGAAACGGCCGAGGCAGCAGGTCTTTCTGAGGCCGAGGCGGTCGCCCAGCTTTCTGCCACCCGGCTTAGGGTGCTGAGCCTGGGGTTCGGTCCGGGGCAACCGTATCTCGGCGAATTACCGGAGCATTGGAACCTGCCACGAAGAACAGAGTTGACCCCGCATGTGCCCGCGGGCGCATTGGTCTTGGCGATCCGGCAATGTGTGCTGTTTTCCCGCCCGTCGCCGACCGGCTGGCGGCATGTGGGGCAAACTGCGTTTCTGAACTTTCGGCCTGAGAGTGCGGAGCCGTTTGCGCTGAAACCCGGTGATGAGTTGCAATTCCCGACAGCCGATCCAGACCATGTGGCCCATATGATCGCCGATCCCGATTGTGTGGATGGCGGGGCAGAGATAGAGGCGCTCCCATGA
- the mnmH gene encoding tRNA 2-selenouridine(34) synthase MnmH, with amino-acid sequence MKQRSDHPDLAAFLTEISGFDAVIDVRSPAEFAEDHLPGAVNMPVLSDAERARVGTTYTQESPFVARKMGAALVARNAAAHIETSLMEMGGGWRPLIYCWRGGQRSGSFATILQQIGWRVAVLDGGYRAYRRQVVAALYDRPLPHRVIRLDGNTGSAKTAILTELGARGVQVLDLEGLAAHRGSILGETGAPQPSQKGFESALAQALHGLDPGKVTIIEAESSRIGNLRVPPALWAVMCDAPCLVLAAPVAARAAYLAESYADWGMDVARLEARLDHLRGLVGHKLVDQWVDLAREGDLRTLSEALIIGHYDPAYARARKADRGVVLARFEAVDLKAVARKRLADQIVAWLASNAG; translated from the coding sequence GTGAAGCAGAGAAGTGATCATCCCGATCTTGCGGCATTCCTGACAGAGATCAGCGGGTTTGACGCGGTGATCGATGTGCGCAGCCCGGCGGAGTTTGCCGAGGATCATCTGCCGGGCGCGGTGAATATGCCGGTTTTGAGCGACGCGGAGCGGGCGCGGGTCGGGACGACTTACACGCAAGAGAGCCCGTTTGTCGCGCGGAAGATGGGCGCGGCGTTGGTCGCGCGCAATGCGGCGGCGCATATCGAAACCTCATTGATGGAGATGGGCGGCGGTTGGCGGCCCTTAATCTATTGTTGGCGCGGCGGGCAGCGGTCGGGGTCTTTTGCAACGATTTTGCAGCAGATTGGGTGGCGCGTTGCCGTGCTGGACGGGGGTTATCGGGCCTATCGGCGGCAGGTTGTGGCGGCATTATATGACCGGCCTCTGCCGCATCGGGTGATCCGTCTGGACGGCAATACCGGCAGCGCGAAGACGGCAATTCTGACCGAGTTGGGCGCGCGCGGGGTTCAAGTCTTGGATTTGGAAGGCCTGGCGGCGCATCGCGGTTCAATCCTTGGAGAAACCGGAGCGCCTCAGCCTTCGCAGAAAGGCTTTGAAAGTGCTTTGGCCCAGGCCTTGCATGGGCTGGACCCAGGTAAAGTCACGATCATCGAGGCGGAATCGAGCCGGATCGGCAATTTGCGGGTGCCGCCAGCGCTTTGGGCGGTCATGTGCGATGCGCCGTGTTTGGTCCTCGCCGCGCCAGTTGCGGCGCGCGCGGCCTATCTGGCCGAGAGTTATGCGGATTGGGGGATGGATGTGGCGCGCCTTGAAGCACGGCTCGATCATCTGCGTGGTCTGGTTGGCCATAAACTGGTCGATCAGTGGGTCGATCTTGCAAGGGAGGGGGACCTCCGCACCTTATCGGAGGCCCTGATCATCGGGCATTACGACCCAGCTTATGCCAGGGCACGCAAGGCGGATCGTGGCGTGGTTTTGGCCCGGTTTGAGGCGGTGGATTTGAAGGCCGTAGCGCGCAAGCGATTGGCCGATCAGATCGTGGCTTGGTTGGCGTCTAACGCAGGGTGA
- the phnF gene encoding phosphonate metabolism transcriptional regulator PhnF, which translates to MGRAAVWTSIRDSLSAEIASGHYAPGDRLPTEAELAARFGVNRHTVRRALADLASAGTVFPRRGAGVFVTHQPTDYPIGKRVRFHQNLIAAGREPGRQILHRATRAADAREADALAIAPGDPVHVSEGVSFADGQPIALSRAVFPAALFPNLLINLAETSSVTAAFKAEGLMDYTRAWTRLTAIAASPTQAGHLRVPPGAPILRSVGVNVDPDGRPVEYGRTWFAGDRITLTLADHEV; encoded by the coding sequence ATGGGCCGCGCCGCAGTTTGGACCTCGATCCGCGACAGCCTTTCGGCAGAGATCGCCAGCGGGCATTACGCGCCGGGTGATCGGCTGCCGACCGAGGCGGAACTGGCCGCCCGGTTTGGGGTCAACCGCCATACGGTCCGCCGTGCCTTGGCCGATCTGGCGTCGGCCGGAACGGTGTTTCCACGGCGCGGCGCGGGCGTGTTCGTCACCCACCAACCGACGGACTATCCAATCGGGAAGCGGGTGCGGTTTCATCAAAACCTGATCGCGGCGGGGCGAGAGCCGGGGCGCCAGATCCTTCATCGCGCCACCCGCGCCGCCGATGCACGCGAGGCCGACGCGCTTGCCATCGCCCCCGGTGATCCGGTGCATGTCTCCGAGGGGGTTTCCTTTGCCGACGGGCAACCGATTGCTCTGTCACGGGCCGTTTTTCCCGCCGCGCTGTTCCCCAATCTTCTTATAAACCTGGCGGAAACCAGCTCCGTGACGGCGGCGTTTAAGGCCGAAGGCTTGATGGACTACACCCGCGCCTGGACCCGGCTGACGGCAATCGCGGCCTCACCCACTCAGGCCGGGCATCTGCGTGTGCCGCCCGGCGCGCCTATCCTGCGGTCGGTGGGTGTGAACGTCGACCCCGATGGGCGCCCGGTCGAATATGGACGGACCTGGTTTGCCGGGGATCGCATTACGCTGACCCTGGCCGATCACGAGGTCTGA
- a CDS encoding alpha/beta fold hydrolase, which translates to MSVVWLHGSGLSGATWAGFAGIAPDLPGHGSAPRAASPTVQSFADALMPQLPDQMHLVGHSLGGMVALELAARLKDRVLSLVTIEAVPTVHISRTARITAQIALWLFRRLGPGGVARLSGLGQPPKVAAHIKPQIAAMSRDGMEDSLTAAFAYDGRPRLADVTAPALVIVGKNNRQTHAGAQLMAEQLPNATFEIMPGGHILHIEAPDALRTRITQFQEAHL; encoded by the coding sequence ATGAGTGTTGTTTGGCTACACGGCTCAGGCCTGTCCGGGGCGACATGGGCCGGGTTTGCGGGGATCGCGCCCGATCTGCCCGGTCATGGCAGCGCGCCCCGCGCAGCATCGCCAACTGTGCAAAGCTTCGCCGACGCGTTGATGCCGCAACTGCCGGATCAGATGCATCTGGTGGGCCACTCCCTAGGTGGCATGGTGGCGCTGGAACTGGCCGCGCGGCTGAAAGATCGTGTCCTGTCGCTGGTGACCATCGAGGCGGTGCCGACCGTGCATATCAGCCGCACCGCGCGAATCACCGCCCAGATTGCGTTGTGGCTGTTCCGGCGACTCGGTCCCGGCGGCGTCGCGCGCCTTTCGGGCTTGGGCCAACCGCCCAAAGTTGCGGCCCATATCAAGCCGCAGATCGCCGCAATGTCCCGCGACGGGATGGAAGACTCGCTGACCGCCGCTTTCGCGTATGATGGCCGCCCGCGCCTTGCGGACGTCACCGCGCCCGCGCTTGTCATTGTTGGCAAAAACAACCGGCAGACCCATGCCGGCGCGCAATTGATGGCTGAACAGCTCCCAAACGCAACATTCGAGATCATGCCCGGCGGGCACATTCTGCATATCGAAGCCCCCGACGCGCTTCGCACCCGCATCACGCAATTTCAGGAGGCCCATCTATGA
- a CDS encoding NIPSNAP family protein, whose amino-acid sequence MINQLRIYQVPKVNRDPFLDRFRDHAARIMGTYGFRIQAMWTNETEEALSFVYLLTWEDEAEMTAAWAAFMADQDWKDIKAETSAQHGDFVLGIEDMVLTPTAFSNAIGGTA is encoded by the coding sequence ATGATCAACCAACTCCGCATCTATCAAGTCCCCAAAGTCAATCGTGACCCGTTTCTGGATCGGTTCCGCGACCATGCCGCGCGGATCATGGGTACATATGGGTTCCGTATTCAGGCGATGTGGACCAACGAGACCGAAGAGGCGCTGAGCTTTGTGTATCTGCTGACCTGGGAAGATGAGGCGGAAATGACCGCCGCATGGGCTGCCTTCATGGCGGATCAGGACTGGAAAGACATCAAAGCCGAAACCAGCGCCCAACATGGCGATTTCGTGCTTGGCATCGAGGACATGGTGCTGACACCAACCGCGTTTTCGAACGCGATTGGGGGCACTGCATGA